From the Ignavibacteria bacterium genome, one window contains:
- a CDS encoding amidohydrolase family protein has translation MLLLKNCSYIAQPDEDVIITDSDILIEGSRIKRIGKNLEANLPTDKVLDCQGSIVIPGLVNCHHHFFQTLTRNLKAVQNAKLFDWLTYLYEVWKNIDEEAVYFSSMTAIGELLKTGCTLTTDHHYLYPEGFTGDLMGLQFEAACKLGIRFSPSRGSMSLGKKSHGLPPDSVVQSEEVILEDSERVIEKYHDTSEDSMRKIVLAPCSPFSVTKESMKKTAGLARKYNVRLHTHLAETMDEEAFCNDMFGKNPLAVMEEVDF, from the coding sequence ATGCTGTTACTGAAAAATTGCTCTTATATAGCACAGCCGGATGAGGACGTGATAATAACAGACTCCGACATACTAATTGAGGGCAGCCGTATAAAAAGGATCGGGAAGAATTTAGAGGCAAACTTACCTACAGACAAGGTGCTCGACTGCCAGGGTTCGATCGTAATTCCGGGGCTTGTAAACTGTCATCATCATTTTTTCCAGACTCTTACGCGAAACCTTAAGGCGGTGCAGAATGCAAAGCTTTTCGACTGGCTTACATACCTTTATGAGGTGTGGAAAAATATTGATGAAGAGGCGGTTTATTTTTCTTCCATGACGGCAATCGGGGAGCTCCTTAAGACCGGGTGCACACTTACAACGGACCATCACTATTTGTACCCCGAAGGCTTTACGGGTGACCTCATGGGGCTGCAGTTTGAAGCCGCCTGCAAACTCGGCATAAGGTTCTCCCCTTCACGCGGCTCGATGTCCCTGGGGAAGAAGTCCCACGGGCTTCCGCCTGACAGCGTAGTGCAAAGTGAAGAGGTAATTTTAGAAGACAGTGAGCGAGTAATTGAAAAATACCATGACACCTCGGAAGACTCGATGCGGAAAATAGTTCTTGCCCCCTGCTCCCCCTTTTCAGTCACAAAAGAAAGTATGAAAAAGACGGCAGGCCTTGCAAGGAAGTACAACGTAAGGCTGCACACACACCTGGCTGAAACGATGGATGAAGAGGCTTTCTGCAACGATATGTTCGGGAAAAACCCGCTTGCCGTAATGGAAGAGGTGGACTTC
- a CDS encoding amidohydrolase family protein yields CNDMFGKNPLAVMEEVDFLGEDVFFAHGVYFNDTELETLARTKTSIAHCPSSNMRLGSGVARIKDMLRLGINVGLAVDGSASNDTSDMLGELRNALLLQRVKYGADALTSRDVFKMATVNGAQMLNFPNTGKIKEGYLADLAVFNLNKLEYTGSLSDPLAALIFSGISHEAKYTIVNGRVVVENGWLVGEDEEYLMKKGNEASRKLLSKLK; encoded by the coding sequence CTGCAACGATATGTTCGGGAAAAACCCGCTTGCCGTAATGGAAGAGGTGGACTTCTTAGGCGAGGACGTTTTCTTTGCGCACGGGGTTTACTTTAATGACACGGAATTGGAAACGCTTGCCCGCACAAAGACTTCAATTGCGCACTGCCCTTCTTCAAATATGAGGCTTGGCTCCGGTGTGGCAAGAATTAAAGACATGCTAAGGCTCGGGATAAATGTGGGGCTTGCCGTTGACGGCTCGGCTTCAAACGATACTTCTGACATGCTGGGCGAGCTTAGGAATGCCCTGCTTCTGCAAAGAGTAAAGTATGGGGCTGATGCACTTACAAGCCGGGATGTATTTAAGATGGCAACCGTAAACGGCGCCCAAATGCTTAACTTCCCGAACACCGGAAAAATTAAAGAAGGGTATCTTGCTGACCTGGCAGTATTTAATTTGAACAAGCTTGAATATACGGGCAGCCTCTCGGATCCTCTGGCCGCGCTAATTTTCTCGGGCATCAGCCACGAGGCAAAATACACAATTGTAAACGGGAGAGTTGTTGTTGAAAACGGATGGCTTGTAGGAGAAGACGAAGAGTATCTGATGAAAAAAGGCAATGAGGCTTCAAGGAAGCTTTTAAGCAAGCTGAAATAA
- a CDS encoding (2Fe-2S)-binding protein, whose product MKIPFNINSRVIDLELKPNETLLSVLRNNDYTEVKCGCNEGECGACLVLLNDKPVNSCQVLAMSVRDKKIKTVKGIGTIHLPHLIQKAFVEAGADQCGFCSPGMIIASYSILKETDNKPTKEDIKRGLDGNLCRCTGYVKIVEAVEKAATLSAEAKTPEAVCSDM is encoded by the coding sequence ATGAAAATTCCATTTAACATAAACTCCCGCGTAATTGACCTGGAATTAAAGCCCAATGAAACGCTTTTAAGTGTCTTAAGAAATAACGACTACACCGAGGTTAAATGCGGCTGCAACGAGGGCGAATGCGGCGCCTGCCTGGTTTTGCTCAACGACAAGCCGGTAAACTCATGCCAGGTGCTGGCGATGAGCGTAAGGGATAAAAAGATCAAAACCGTAAAAGGGATCGGCACAATTCACCTCCCACACCTGATACAGAAGGCTTTTGTTGAGGCAGGGGCCGACCAGTGCGGCTTCTGTTCTCCCGGTATGATAATAGCCTCATACAGCATTCTGAAGGAGACAGATAACAAGCCCACAAAAGAGGACATAAAGCGCGGCCTTGACGGAAACTTGTGCCGCTGTACGGGATACGTTAAAATTGTGGAAGCCGTTGAGAAGGCGGCAACGCTATCGGCTGAGGCCAAAACTCCGGAGGCAGTATGTTCAGATATGTAA
- a CDS encoding molybdopterin-dependent oxidoreductase: MFRYVNQAAEKVDGMALVTGEEKYTDDFKYKDMLYVAILHSGYAHAKIEELDDSEARKMDGVIEVLSYKNAGGILYTTAGQGYPEPSPYDTCLFNDVMRFNGDNVCAVAAETKEIAEKALGKIKVKYGVLEALTDFEQSEFSGVVIHDGDGSHAKIPVYYNASENVAAKVEAEAGDFEKAYEASARKLEAAFYTPYASHCALEPHAAVTYLDTRGRLIIRSTTQVPFHVRRIVSSVCGIPIAKIRVIKPRIGGGFGGKQEVLLEPIAALITWRTKRPAKITYSRREVFKSTRTRHQYRTIFKAGYDLDGRINALHLDALENSGAYGSHALTVLSNAGSKTLPLLNKIEHLKFTGKGVYTNLPCGGAYRGYGATEAYFGLGQIVDMICEDTKTDIIEFYKKWTIKPGETSPIFQALGEGKEGVAMTVGSSSLDECISIGVKESHWYEKKKLYSKDFNQGRFKRGIGMSVMMQGSAIPEVDMASAYMKMNDDGSFNLLVGATDLGTGSDTILSQIACEVLDTPISKIIVTSSDTDFTPFDKGAYASSTTYLSGQAVKKCAEEIRRQILKTGAEILNIEEDNAIISDSSVVSKDGLYKATFEEICRYSYYGKNQYQIQAAASHTSPKSPPPFAAHFAEIEVDTLTGIIRVLKYVAAVDCGIPINPTLAEGQAEGAIVSGLAYALFEDYYFSEKGKLLNDTFGKYGVMTASDIPSIEVFLVNSYEETGPFGAKSVSEININGALPSVANAFYNATGRRLFRAPFTPERVLEALEN; this comes from the coding sequence ATGTTCAGATATGTAAACCAGGCGGCAGAAAAAGTTGACGGAATGGCACTTGTTACGGGTGAGGAAAAATATACCGACGACTTTAAGTATAAGGATATGCTTTATGTAGCCATTCTGCACTCCGGGTATGCCCACGCCAAAATTGAAGAGCTTGACGACAGTGAAGCACGCAAAATGGATGGGGTTATTGAAGTTCTTTCGTACAAGAATGCAGGCGGAATTCTTTATACTACGGCAGGACAGGGTTACCCCGAGCCGTCGCCTTACGACACGTGCCTTTTTAATGACGTCATGCGTTTTAATGGAGACAACGTGTGCGCCGTTGCGGCAGAGACAAAGGAAATTGCAGAAAAGGCACTTGGCAAAATAAAAGTAAAATACGGGGTTCTGGAGGCCCTGACAGATTTTGAGCAATCTGAATTTTCAGGCGTGGTAATTCATGACGGTGACGGCTCACACGCAAAAATTCCCGTTTACTATAATGCTTCTGAAAATGTGGCGGCAAAGGTGGAAGCCGAAGCCGGGGACTTTGAGAAAGCGTATGAAGCCTCGGCCAGAAAGCTTGAGGCCGCGTTCTACACGCCTTACGCCTCGCACTGCGCTCTGGAGCCGCACGCGGCGGTAACTTATCTGGACACTCGCGGGCGCCTTATAATCCGCTCCACCACACAGGTGCCTTTTCATGTAAGGAGGATTGTCTCTTCGGTCTGCGGTATCCCGATAGCAAAAATAAGGGTAATAAAGCCCAGGATAGGTGGAGGCTTCGGGGGTAAGCAGGAAGTTCTGCTTGAACCGATTGCGGCCTTAATTACATGGAGGACTAAGCGCCCGGCAAAAATCACATATTCAAGGCGTGAAGTCTTCAAGTCCACACGCACACGCCACCAGTACAGGACAATTTTTAAGGCTGGCTACGACCTGGATGGCAGGATAAATGCGCTTCACCTTGATGCACTGGAAAACTCAGGTGCCTACGGATCACATGCACTTACAGTACTGTCAAACGCCGGAAGCAAGACGCTCCCCCTTTTGAACAAGATTGAACACCTGAAGTTTACGGGAAAAGGGGTCTATACAAACCTTCCCTGCGGAGGGGCCTACAGGGGCTACGGGGCGACTGAGGCTTATTTCGGCCTGGGACAGATAGTAGACATGATCTGTGAGGATACAAAGACCGACATAATTGAATTTTATAAAAAGTGGACCATAAAGCCGGGCGAGACTTCCCCAATATTCCAGGCGCTGGGAGAAGGAAAAGAAGGCGTTGCAATGACAGTCGGGTCATCATCACTGGATGAATGCATCTCAATCGGGGTAAAGGAATCCCACTGGTATGAAAAAAAGAAGCTCTACTCGAAAGATTTTAACCAGGGGCGTTTCAAAAGAGGAATAGGGATGAGCGTCATGATGCAGGGAAGTGCCATACCCGAAGTTGATATGGCATCAGCCTATATGAAAATGAATGACGACGGGTCTTTTAACCTCCTGGTTGGGGCAACGGATCTTGGAACGGGCTCTGACACTATTCTCTCCCAGATAGCATGCGAGGTGCTGGATACCCCGATAAGCAAGATTATTGTTACTTCATCCGACACGGACTTTACGCCTTTTGATAAAGGGGCTTATGCATCCTCAACGACCTATCTTTCAGGGCAGGCGGTAAAAAAATGCGCCGAAGAAATCCGAAGGCAGATCTTAAAAACCGGAGCCGAGATATTAAACATTGAAGAGGATAACGCTATTATAAGCGACAGCTCGGTTGTCTCAAAAGACGGTTTATACAAAGCCACTTTTGAAGAAATATGCCGCTACAGCTACTACGGAAAAAACCAGTACCAGATACAGGCTGCAGCCTCACATACCTCGCCCAAGTCGCCTCCCCCATTTGCGGCGCATTTTGCGGAAATTGAGGTTGACACATTAACGGGAATAATCCGCGTTCTGAAGTATGTTGCCGCTGTGGACTGCGGGATACCTATTAACCCCACGCTTGCCGAGGGGCAGGCAGAGGGAGCAATAGTAAGCGGCCTTGCATACGCGCTTTTTGAAGATTATTATTTTTCCGAAAAAGGTAAGCTCTTAAATGATACCTTCGGAAAGTACGGCGTAATGACGGCCTCCGACATCCCTTCTATTGAAGTATTTCTTGTAAACTCATACGAGGAGACGGGGCCCTTTGGTGCAAAGTCAGTTTCCGAGATTAACATTAACGGGGCGCTTCCCTCGGTTGCAAATGCTTTTTATAACGCCACAGGCAGAAGACTTTTCAGGGCGCCATTTACGCCTGAAAGGGTCCTGGAGGCACTTGAAAACTGA
- a CDS encoding amidohydrolase family protein, giving the protein MILKNCLIYDEITQSERVVDILFTDKITGYEEDISRMMPGAEVYRLKDLTEEDIRKINNRPERSIIDAEGIIAVPGGIDPHVHFDTPGFTEREDFHHGSMSAAAGGITTVIDMPCTSLPPVTNVHNFDLKMEAVRTESCVDYAFNGGVDASSFESCGRSMCELKERGVKGFKAYFTSGMQTYPRVTKYQFFKIMQKAKELALPVLLHAEDYELIKEMEGVLKDRPDDYMRYYMSRPAMAEILAVANAVEITRAVQGSLHVVHVGSQAAARIINEVKDKLDITYETCPHYLFFTYRDYETKGSSLKTMPGVKDKIDKECLWQYLKDGKCSFVSSDHAPASLKEKSSGSFQMDYGGIPGTQTLIPSIFSEGFIKGRIDLKRFIEVTSKNAALRFGLYPKKGCILKGSDADLTLIDKSEEWTFRKEDLLSKGETSPFFGETFKGKVMLTILRGRIIYGSNAGITGKKGYGKYLDN; this is encoded by the coding sequence ATGATATTAAAGAACTGCCTCATATACGACGAAATCACGCAAAGTGAAAGAGTTGTTGATATTCTTTTTACCGATAAGATTACGGGCTATGAAGAAGACATCTCGCGCATGATGCCGGGTGCAGAAGTCTACAGGCTGAAGGACCTTACGGAGGAGGATATAAGGAAGATCAATAATCGGCCGGAACGGTCCATCATTGATGCCGAAGGGATAATTGCAGTTCCGGGAGGGATTGATCCTCACGTGCACTTTGACACCCCGGGATTTACAGAAAGAGAAGATTTCCACCACGGCAGCATGTCTGCCGCAGCCGGTGGGATAACCACTGTAATTGACATGCCATGCACGTCACTTCCGCCGGTTACAAACGTGCATAATTTCGATCTGAAGATGGAGGCCGTGAGGACAGAATCGTGCGTGGATTATGCATTTAATGGCGGCGTGGACGCGTCTAGCTTTGAAAGCTGCGGCAGATCGATGTGCGAGCTTAAAGAGCGCGGCGTAAAAGGCTTTAAGGCATACTTTACCTCGGGGATGCAGACGTATCCCAGGGTAACGAAATACCAGTTCTTTAAGATAATGCAAAAGGCAAAGGAACTGGCGCTTCCTGTACTTCTGCACGCGGAAGATTATGAACTGATTAAAGAGATGGAAGGCGTATTAAAGGACAGGCCCGACGACTACATGAGGTACTACATGTCGAGGCCCGCAATGGCCGAAATACTTGCCGTTGCCAATGCCGTTGAAATAACAAGGGCCGTTCAGGGAAGCCTCCACGTTGTGCACGTAGGTTCGCAGGCTGCGGCCAGGATCATAAATGAGGTAAAGGACAAGCTTGACATAACTTATGAGACGTGCCCTCACTACCTCTTTTTTACTTACAGGGATTATGAAACCAAAGGCTCAAGCTTAAAGACCATGCCGGGCGTAAAGGATAAGATTGACAAAGAATGCCTCTGGCAGTACCTGAAGGACGGGAAGTGCTCTTTTGTTTCCTCAGATCATGCCCCGGCAAGCCTGAAGGAAAAAAGCTCGGGCTCTTTTCAAATGGACTACGGGGGGATTCCGGGCACACAGACACTTATTCCATCCATATTTTCAGAAGGTTTCATAAAAGGGCGCATAGACCTGAAAAGGTTTATTGAGGTTACTTCAAAAAATGCGGCCTTAAGGTTCGGGCTCTACCCCAAGAAGGGGTGCATACTTAAGGGTTCGGATGCAGACCTGACGCTCATTGACAAAAGTGAAGAGTGGACATTCAGGAAAGAGGACCTTCTTTCAAAGGGTGAAACCTCTCCGTTTTTTGGCGAGACCTTTAAGGGAAAAGTTATGCTTACAATATTAAGAGGCAGAATTATCTACGGCAGCAATGCAGGCATAACGGGAAAGAAGGGATACGGGAAGTATTTGGACAATTAA
- a CDS encoding nuclear transport factor 2 family protein produces the protein MRIQRFLLVFVSVLCLSFTLTAAQPGEDEVKQAVTSYEKAIDTKNVSNLQQLLATNASITTLNKINNNFAQYAASDYISSVKSGKIGGWERNLTINSVDVNENLAIAKVELTDARLKQVEYVTLMKVNGSWKIVNSALTVEKK, from the coding sequence ATGAGGATCCAGCGTTTTTTACTCGTATTTGTTTCTGTTCTATGTCTTTCTTTTACACTGACAGCAGCTCAGCCGGGAGAAGATGAAGTTAAGCAGGCAGTAACAAGTTATGAAAAAGCTATTGATACCAAAAATGTTTCTAACCTCCAGCAGCTTCTGGCTACAAACGCCTCAATCACAACACTCAATAAGATCAACAACAACTTTGCCCAGTATGCAGCATCTGATTATATCAGCTCTGTAAAGTCCGGCAAGATCGGCGGATGGGAAAGAAACCTGACAATCAATTCAGTTGATGTAAACGAAAACCTTGCTATTGCTAAGGTTGAACTTACTGACGCAAGATTAAAACAGGTTGAATATGTTACACTTATGAAGGTTAACGGCAGCTGGAAGATCGTAAATTCAGCTCTTACGGTTGAAAAGAAGTAA
- a CDS encoding XdhC family protein — protein MIEVLEELQKRVKDNKASVLVTIISSRGSSPGKPGFKMLIGEEGRIKGTIGGGGPEFYAIKRGRELMALRINFVTETLVLRESASEGGNTNLREDGKIEIPSLCGGEVTLFYEVFNPANLLYIFGAGHVGQAVARMGKLLNYNVIMLDNREDILGEVPPTCYNEKHYTDFPKLPSEANAPFDVNTQGFALIVTHNHLNDMNVLHYLYRNYPGMKYIGLIGSVRKVKEAVAFVNKELGGGVDFRNLYAPVGLDLGGNTPDEIALSILSEIQALKHGKEVNHLRLDYGKFL, from the coding sequence ATGATAGAGGTTTTAGAAGAGCTTCAGAAAAGAGTAAAAGATAATAAAGCGTCGGTTCTTGTTACAATTATCAGCTCACGCGGAAGTTCTCCCGGAAAGCCGGGCTTTAAGATGCTGATAGGCGAAGAGGGGAGAATTAAGGGTACTATCGGAGGCGGGGGACCGGAGTTCTACGCAATTAAAAGGGGCAGGGAGCTCATGGCCCTGAGAATAAACTTTGTAACTGAAACCCTCGTCTTAAGAGAGTCCGCGTCAGAAGGCGGCAATACAAACCTCAGGGAAGACGGGAAAATCGAGATTCCCTCGCTCTGCGGGGGCGAGGTTACGCTCTTCTATGAAGTCTTCAACCCTGCAAATCTGCTCTACATTTTCGGCGCAGGGCACGTGGGGCAGGCTGTAGCCCGTATGGGTAAATTATTAAACTATAACGTCATTATGCTCGATAACAGGGAGGACATTTTAGGTGAGGTTCCCCCTACCTGTTACAATGAAAAGCATTATACCGATTTCCCGAAACTGCCGTCTGAGGCAAATGCTCCTTTTGACGTTAATACGCAAGGCTTTGCACTGATCGTTACACATAACCATTTAAATGACATGAATGTTCTTCATTACCTTTATAGGAATTATCCCGGTATGAAATATATCGGACTCATCGGCTCAGTACGTAAGGTGAAGGAGGCCGTGGCGTTTGTAAACAAGGAACTTGGCGGCGGCGTTGACTTCAGGAACCTTTATGCACCGGTGGGCCTCGACCTTGGGGGCAATACCCCGGATGAAATTGCACTGAGCATTTTGTCCGAAATTCAGGCCCTTAAACATGGTAAAGAGGTAAATCACCTGAGGCTGGATTACGGTAAATTTTTATAA
- a CDS encoding pyridoxal-phosphate dependent enzyme, whose translation MISLEVNEKARRNNIQRCRERNIIIPSFLQMKNPEAVPEKVKESLKQTAMKDINPLNLFRITWKNEPKEKGGLFSGVNFLEFPEEFTGVKARIIALVGKWFPIGAHKVGAAFGCLVPQLVTGNFDSTWQKAVWPSTGNYCRGGAFNSALLGCQSIAILPEGMSIERFNWLKNLSGEVIATPGSESNVKEIFDKCKEIKKERPEAVIFNQFDEPGNYLWHYEVTGSAISELYGLLKKKNSRLNIAAFVSSTGSAGTIAAGDCLKDMYPSVKIAATEALQCPTLMMNGFGSHRIEGIGDKHVPWIHNVRNTDLVVDVDDNACISLFRLFNEPLGREFMIREGIPADLVLKLKLAGISGVANLISAVKVARYYELSENDIIFTVLTDSSDLYNSRIRELRASDGEFTLREASRAFDTYLTPSADISYVKELNYYDRKKIHNLKYFTWVEQQNKSLHELNLQWNDPEYWNSIKRQAGEIDRLIEDFNKEVSCI comes from the coding sequence ATGATCAGCCTTGAAGTAAATGAAAAGGCCCGCAGGAATAATATTCAAAGGTGCAGGGAAAGAAATATTATTATCCCTTCATTTCTTCAGATGAAAAACCCTGAGGCTGTTCCTGAAAAGGTCAAAGAGTCTCTTAAGCAAACCGCGATGAAGGATATAAATCCCCTTAACCTTTTCCGCATCACGTGGAAAAATGAACCCAAGGAAAAAGGGGGACTTTTCTCAGGCGTAAATTTCCTGGAGTTCCCAGAGGAGTTTACAGGCGTTAAGGCCAGAATTATAGCCCTTGTAGGCAAGTGGTTCCCAATAGGCGCCCATAAGGTGGGGGCAGCATTCGGATGCCTCGTGCCGCAGCTCGTAACGGGTAACTTCGACTCCACATGGCAGAAAGCCGTATGGCCGTCCACCGGAAATTACTGCCGCGGAGGAGCCTTTAACTCCGCCCTCCTTGGCTGCCAGTCCATTGCAATTCTGCCCGAAGGAATGAGCATTGAACGCTTTAACTGGCTTAAAAACCTCTCAGGAGAGGTTATTGCAACCCCGGGAAGTGAAAGCAACGTTAAGGAGATTTTCGATAAATGTAAGGAGATTAAAAAAGAAAGGCCCGAGGCCGTTATATTTAACCAGTTTGACGAGCCGGGCAACTACCTCTGGCATTATGAGGTTACGGGCAGCGCAATTTCCGAACTTTACGGGCTCCTGAAGAAAAAAAACAGCAGGCTTAATATTGCGGCTTTTGTCTCCTCAACTGGCTCTGCCGGAACAATTGCCGCTGGCGACTGCCTGAAGGATATGTACCCTTCGGTTAAAATTGCGGCAACGGAAGCACTCCAGTGCCCCACACTCATGATGAACGGCTTCGGAAGCCACAGGATCGAGGGAATAGGGGATAAACACGTCCCCTGGATTCATAACGTGCGCAATACGGACCTTGTAGTGGATGTTGATGATAATGCCTGCATAAGCCTCTTCAGGCTCTTTAACGAGCCCCTGGGGCGCGAATTCATGATCAGAGAGGGAATCCCTGCAGATCTCGTCCTGAAGCTTAAACTCGCGGGTATTTCGGGCGTTGCAAACCTCATTTCGGCTGTCAAAGTAGCCCGGTACTATGAACTTTCAGAAAACGATATTATTTTTACTGTCCTGACGGATTCATCTGATCTCTATAATTCCAGAATCCGTGAGCTAAGAGCTTCAGACGGGGAGTTTACGCTGAGAGAGGCCTCAAGGGCATTCGACACATACTTAACACCCTCGGCGGACATTTCATACGTTAAGGAGCTTAATTATTACGACAGGAAAAAAATCCATAACTTGAAGTATTTTACCTGGGTCGAGCAGCAGAATAAGAGTCTCCATGAACTTAACCTTCAGTGGAACGACCCGGAATACTGGAACAGTATTAAAAGACAGGCGGGTGAAATTGACCGCCTGATTGAAGATTTTAACAAAGAGGTTTCATGCATATGA
- a CDS encoding nucleotidyltransferase family protein: MVSGANKNKLSGVILAAGFSSRMNAWKMELNIKGRPLLYYTIRPMLEVCSEVIIVGGYSIEKLSELIDQISRTLGPEKGKIRLVKNEDFRKGMFSSVKKGLQEVNDICDGIFIMPGDMPFVRLDTYKKLSALLSSENENDILFPTALINTEDGGTRWKKGHPVLLSGRVKDLIIKNDNDAVFRDVLRPFSFELCPVEDKGICFDIDDETDLEKALSYLDNSYKYS, encoded by the coding sequence ATGGTTTCCGGAGCTAATAAGAACAAGTTGTCGGGAGTAATACTTGCAGCCGGGTTTTCTTCAAGAATGAATGCCTGGAAAATGGAACTGAATATAAAAGGCCGCCCGCTCCTCTATTATACAATAAGGCCGATGCTGGAAGTTTGCAGTGAGGTAATTATTGTAGGCGGATACAGCATTGAAAAGCTCTCGGAACTGATAGATCAAATCTCGCGCACCCTGGGGCCTGAAAAGGGAAAGATCAGGCTTGTTAAAAATGAGGATTTCCGGAAGGGAATGTTCTCCTCTGTCAAAAAGGGGCTTCAGGAGGTAAATGACATCTGTGACGGCATTTTTATTATGCCGGGGGATATGCCCTTTGTTAGGCTTGATACGTATAAAAAACTTTCAGCTTTACTTTCATCTGAAAATGAAAATGATATACTGTTTCCTACTGCTCTGATAAATACTGAAGATGGAGGCACGCGCTGGAAAAAAGGGCATCCTGTTCTCTTAAGCGGCAGGGTAAAGGACCTGATAATAAAAAACGACAATGATGCCGTTTTCAGGGACGTGCTCAGGCCATTCAGCTTTGAGCTTTGCCCTGTTGAGGACAAGGGGATATGCTTCGATATTGATGACGAAACGGATCTGGAAAAAGCTCTTTCATACCTGGATAACAGCTATAAATATTCTTAA
- the thrC gene encoding threonine synthase translates to MKDGFYYICSLCGRTYPISRDIMLCSQCREGDLKGKPLKGVLKVMLPEYLWNSKSPGDQFDIFDYLPVEREFFPEFPVGNTPLVKARNLEDRLGVNNIFLKFDGTNPTGSYKDRASYLVSALAKKWGENKIVIASTGNAASSMSGIAAQAGQKVFVFIPSGAPKAKLIQCLQYGATLIPVKGSYDDAFDLSLGFSAMTGFLSRNTAYNPMTLEGKKTAAFEIVRQMHGRRLSNVFLPVGDGVILSGIIKGFMDMKFLGLIEEIPRIIGVQAEKSSFIYKAFCENIYDLNYIAETAADSISVNVARNARTAVKDLKDVNGRMVLVGDSEILDAQKMVSESSGIFAEPSSAAAFAGFIKMKDDISASDNSVIPLTGHGLKDIEVSSKNLKFPGVFEPDLNYIIKNLGLMESLLI, encoded by the coding sequence ATGAAAGACGGCTTTTACTATATCTGCTCACTCTGCGGCAGAACGTACCCCATTTCCAGAGATATTATGCTCTGCTCCCAGTGCCGGGAAGGTGACCTTAAGGGAAAACCCCTAAAAGGCGTCCTGAAGGTTATGCTCCCTGAATATTTGTGGAATTCAAAAAGCCCGGGGGATCAATTCGATATCTTTGACTACCTGCCCGTGGAAAGGGAGTTCTTCCCTGAGTTTCCGGTCGGGAATACACCCCTTGTAAAAGCCCGTAACCTGGAAGACAGACTTGGCGTAAATAACATCTTCCTGAAATTTGACGGCACTAACCCGACGGGGTCATATAAGGACAGGGCATCATACCTCGTCTCGGCACTTGCAAAAAAATGGGGCGAAAATAAAATCGTTATTGCCTCAACCGGCAACGCGGCTTCCTCAATGTCCGGCATTGCAGCCCAGGCAGGGCAGAAGGTATTTGTCTTTATTCCCTCCGGCGCACCAAAGGCCAAGCTCATTCAGTGCCTCCAGTACGGAGCCACACTTATTCCGGTCAAAGGCTCTTACGACGATGCATTTGACCTGTCGCTCGGGTTTTCGGCCATGACGGGCTTCCTGAGCAGAAATACTGCCTATAATCCGATGACGCTAGAGGGGAAGAAAACTGCTGCCTTTGAGATAGTCAGACAGATGCATGGAAGACGCCTCAGCAACGTCTTCCTTCCGGTTGGCGACGGGGTCATTCTTAGCGGCATAATTAAAGGATTTATGGACATGAAATTCCTGGGCCTCATCGAAGAAATCCCCCGTATTATCGGCGTCCAGGCCGAGAAAAGCTCATTTATCTATAAGGCGTTTTGTGAAAATATTTACGATCTGAACTATATTGCTGAGACTGCGGCAGATTCCATATCCGTCAATGTGGCCCGGAATGCCCGGACTGCAGTAAAAGACCTTAAGGACGTAAATGGCAGGATGGTGCTTGTAGGCGACAGCGAAATACTGGATGCGCAGAAAATGGTCTCTGAATCTTCAGGCATATTTGCAGAACCTTCCTCGGCAGCCGCATTCGCGGGATTTATTAAAATGAAAGACGACATCTCTGCGTCGGATAATTCTGTCATACCTCTTACGGGACACGGCCTGAAGGACATTGAAGTTTCCTCAAAAAATCTTAAATTTCCCGGGGTTTTTGAACCCGATTTGAATTACATAATTAAGAATCTTGGATTAATGGAAAGTCTGTTAATATAA